Proteins from a genomic interval of Kitasatospora kifunensis:
- a CDS encoding AfsR/SARP family transcriptional regulator: protein MAGLRWRFALLGVPEVMTDQERLPAMSPTQTALLAALALQAGRSVGVDELIDGLYGDSPTRSAGSMITTYVLRLRKVLGPELIVRVGGGYALNVPRTAVDALEFERLAGAPLLGDAAVDAVRLQAALGLWHGTTALVGAIGPLCERRREVLAQHRERARLQWFECQLVLGRHAEILADLAAACELTPFAERLQALRMTALFRCGRQAEALEVFHRVRGLLAQELGIDPSADLAAVQQAILRGCDPQPRSAPVGIEVFGGAETGTPPPGQLPCPPSQLPSPRQLPSPPADLVGREEEIARLASAVRAGGHAVGLVTGMGGVGKSTVVVSAAHAIAADFPDGQLWACLRGSTEAPVGAGEVLAGFLTALGAPAERVPGGVAERAALYRSALAGRSVLVVLDDVGDATEFSRLLPGTAGCAVLISARTRPAIGVSAAVRLEGLRPAESARLVCAILGAERAGAEPAAVAALTAACGELPLAVRALATRLARRPAWTVASLAARLSDEAFLLGELEAGGAGLAEAFDRVFGRLTGSQAQALHALAVTRSRDWSLSAAAAALDLPEAQAERILEALVDAALLTSPGPCHYSCHHLVIAYARAWARTDRQT from the coding sequence GTGGCCGGGCTTCGGTGGCGCTTCGCGCTGCTCGGTGTGCCGGAGGTGATGACGGATCAGGAACGCCTGCCGGCGATGTCGCCGACCCAGACCGCGCTGCTCGCCGCGCTGGCGCTGCAGGCGGGGCGGTCGGTCGGGGTGGACGAGCTCATCGACGGCTTGTACGGGGACAGCCCGACGCGCAGCGCGGGATCCATGATCACCACCTATGTGCTGCGGCTGCGGAAGGTCCTCGGCCCGGAGCTGATCGTGCGAGTCGGCGGGGGGTATGCCCTGAATGTGCCCCGGACTGCCGTGGATGCTCTGGAGTTCGAGCGGCTCGCTGGTGCGCCGCTGCTCGGCGACGCCGCGGTTGACGCGGTGCGTCTGCAGGCGGCGCTCGGCCTGTGGCACGGCACCACCGCGCTGGTCGGCGCGATCGGCCCGCTCTGCGAGCGCCGGCGCGAGGTGCTGGCGCAGCACCGTGAGCGGGCGCGGCTCCAGTGGTTCGAGTGCCAACTGGTGCTCGGTCGCCACGCGGAGATCCTGGCGGATCTGGCGGCGGCCTGTGAGCTCACCCCGTTCGCCGAGCGCCTCCAGGCGCTGCGGATGACGGCGCTGTTCCGGTGTGGCCGGCAGGCCGAGGCGCTGGAGGTGTTCCATCGGGTGCGCGGGCTTCTGGCGCAGGAGCTGGGGATCGATCCGAGTGCCGACCTCGCCGCGGTCCAGCAGGCCATTCTGCGCGGGTGCGATCCGCAACCGCGCAGCGCACCGGTCGGCATCGAGGTCTTCGGCGGAGCCGAGACCGGCACGCCTCCACCAGGCCAACTGCCCTGCCCGCCAAGTCAACTGCCCTCGCCGCGCCAACTGCCCTCGCCACCGGCGGACCTGGTCGGGCGGGAGGAGGAGATCGCGCGGCTGGCCTCCGCGGTGCGGGCCGGCGGCCATGCCGTGGGGCTGGTCACGGGGATGGGCGGGGTCGGCAAGAGCACCGTGGTCGTCTCGGCCGCGCACGCGATCGCCGCCGACTTCCCCGACGGGCAGTTGTGGGCCTGCCTGCGCGGCTCCACCGAGGCGCCGGTGGGTGCGGGTGAGGTTCTGGCGGGGTTCCTGACAGCACTCGGGGCGCCCGCGGAGCGGGTCCCCGGGGGTGTCGCCGAGCGCGCGGCCCTGTACCGGTCCGCCCTGGCCGGCCGGTCCGTCCTGGTGGTGCTGGACGATGTGGGCGATGCTACGGAGTTCAGCCGGCTGCTGCCGGGTACGGCGGGCTGCGCGGTGCTGATCAGTGCGCGCACGCGTCCGGCGATCGGAGTGAGCGCGGCCGTCCGGCTCGAGGGCCTTCGGCCGGCCGAGTCCGCCCGGCTGGTCTGCGCGATCCTCGGCGCCGAGCGGGCGGGCGCGGAGCCGGCGGCCGTCGCCGCGCTCACCGCCGCGTGTGGCGAACTGCCGCTCGCCGTGCGGGCTCTGGCCACCCGGCTGGCTCGACGGCCCGCCTGGACGGTGGCCTCGCTTGCGGCCCGGTTGTCGGACGAAGCGTTCCTGCTGGGTGAGTTGGAGGCGGGCGGCGCGGGGTTGGCGGAGGCGTTCGACCGGGTTTTCGGTCGGCTCACCGGTTCGCAGGCCCAGGCGCTGCACGCCCTGGCGGTGACGCGATCGCGGGACTGGAGCCTCTCGGCTGCCGCGGCGGCGCTGGATCTGCCCGAGGCGCAGGCCGAGCGGATCCTGGAGGCGCTGGTCGATGCCGCATTGCTGACCTCCCCTGGGCCCTGCCACTACTCCTGCCACCACCTGGTGATCGCCTACGCGCGCGCCTGGGCCCGGACAGACCGGCAGACCTGA
- a CDS encoding cysteine dioxygenase family protein — protein sequence MKPGSNLDEFLSDLARYAAADVLTAQLTADTLRKYLRAGLIVPDELCAGDSDGYSQRLLHAGRTHSVVALTWMPGQSTQIHDHVSWCVSGVVEGIEVDQAYRLWRLPRSGRRVLVPAGRTTCSTGRVQLLVPPDEDIHRVSNGGIGRAVSLHVYGADISLNGGSSINRVFGQGIVDSPPDGARLVSWRHPEDLAP from the coding sequence GTGAAGCCTGGCTCCAACCTCGACGAGTTCCTCTCCGACCTCGCGCGCTACGCCGCCGCAGACGTTCTGACCGCCCAGCTCACCGCGGACACCCTGCGCAAGTACCTGCGGGCCGGGCTGATCGTTCCCGACGAGCTGTGCGCCGGCGACAGCGACGGATACTCGCAGCGGCTGCTGCACGCCGGACGGACGCACTCCGTGGTGGCCCTGACCTGGATGCCCGGACAGTCCACCCAGATACATGACCATGTCTCCTGGTGTGTGTCAGGTGTGGTGGAGGGCATCGAGGTGGACCAGGCGTACCGGCTGTGGCGGCTTCCCCGCTCCGGCCGCAGGGTGCTGGTGCCGGCCGGCCGGACCACCTGCTCCACCGGCCGGGTGCAGCTCCTCGTGCCGCCTGACGAGGACATCCACCGGGTGTCGAACGGCGGCATCGGTCGCGCGGTCTCCCTGCACGTCTACGGCGCCGACATCTCACTGAACGGGGGCAGCTCGATCAACCGGGTCTTCGGGCAGGGCATCGTGGACTCCCCGCCGGACGGAGCCCGCCTGGTGAGCTGGCGGCACCCGGAGGACCTGGCCCCCTGA
- a CDS encoding solute symporter family protein, translating to MTQHLPLAATAAQSTSNKGLTIGLFVALVAVTLVITLWARRSTRGTGGFYTGGGQFSALQNGIAISGDYLSAASFLGIAGIIALSGYDGFLYSIGFLVAWLLALLLVAELLRNTGRFTMADVLAARLRSGPMRTAAGVSTIVVSIFYLIAQMVGAATIVGQLLDVKGACAQIWTIVGVGALMIVYVVVGGMKGTTWVQIVKAVLLIAGAATMTLWVLAKYGFDVSHLLGDAATASKKGDAFLQPGLKYGSSDGWSKLDLVSLGIALVLGTAALPHVLVRFYTVPTGRDARKSVNWAIGIIGVFYLMTLVLGFAAAALVGTATIKEKDPSGNTAATLLAEHLGGGAGTTGGSLMLAFVAAVAFATILAVVAGLTLTSSSSFAHDLYANVIRKGRATERQELVTAKLAAVVIGAVAVALSIFARDLNVAFLVALAFAIAASANLPAILLTLFWRRFTTFGAKCGIYAGLVSAIGLVLLSPICWGGATGTVPAVKLTATQAKDCGVAASSKQVGNATALISCTTGAPIPLQNPGIISIPIGFAAAVLGSLVGSRRRRDEGSDRRDFEKFEVRALTGVGQ from the coding sequence ATGACACAGCACCTTCCGCTCGCCGCGACAGCGGCGCAGTCGACATCGAACAAGGGCCTGACCATCGGCCTGTTCGTCGCCCTGGTGGCGGTGACCCTCGTCATCACCCTCTGGGCGCGGCGGAGCACCCGGGGCACCGGCGGCTTCTACACCGGCGGTGGTCAGTTCTCCGCGTTGCAGAACGGGATCGCGATCTCGGGCGACTACCTGTCCGCGGCCTCCTTCCTCGGCATTGCCGGGATCATCGCGCTCTCCGGGTACGACGGCTTCCTCTACTCGATCGGTTTCCTGGTCGCCTGGCTGCTCGCGCTCCTGCTGGTCGCCGAACTGCTGCGCAACACCGGGCGGTTCACCATGGCCGACGTGCTGGCCGCGCGGCTGCGCAGTGGGCCGATGCGGACCGCCGCGGGCGTGTCGACCATCGTGGTCTCGATCTTCTACCTGATCGCGCAGATGGTCGGAGCGGCAACGATTGTGGGGCAGTTGCTCGACGTCAAGGGCGCCTGTGCGCAGATCTGGACCATTGTGGGTGTCGGTGCCCTGATGATCGTCTACGTCGTGGTCGGCGGGATGAAGGGCACCACCTGGGTGCAGATCGTCAAGGCAGTGCTGCTGATCGCCGGCGCGGCCACGATGACCCTGTGGGTGCTGGCGAAGTACGGGTTCGACGTCAGCCACCTGCTCGGGGACGCCGCGACCGCGTCCAAGAAGGGCGACGCCTTCCTCCAGCCCGGCCTGAAGTACGGGTCGAGCGACGGCTGGTCGAAGCTCGACCTGGTCAGCCTCGGCATCGCCCTGGTGCTGGGCACCGCGGCGCTGCCGCACGTGCTGGTCCGCTTCTACACCGTCCCGACCGGCCGCGACGCACGCAAGTCGGTGAACTGGGCGATCGGCATCATCGGGGTCTTCTACCTGATGACCCTGGTGCTCGGCTTCGCCGCGGCCGCGCTGGTCGGCACGGCGACGATCAAGGAGAAGGATCCGTCCGGCAACACCGCCGCCACCCTGCTGGCCGAGCACCTCGGCGGTGGCGCGGGCACCACCGGCGGCTCCCTGATGCTCGCCTTCGTCGCGGCGGTCGCGTTCGCCACCATCCTGGCAGTCGTCGCCGGGCTCACCTTGACCTCCTCCTCGTCGTTCGCCCATGACCTGTATGCCAACGTCATTCGCAAGGGCAGGGCCACGGAGCGGCAGGAGCTGGTCACGGCGAAGCTCGCTGCCGTGGTCATCGGCGCGGTCGCGGTCGCCCTGTCGATCTTCGCCAGGGACCTCAACGTGGCGTTCCTGGTGGCCCTGGCCTTCGCCATCGCGGCCTCGGCCAACCTGCCGGCGATCCTGCTGACCCTGTTCTGGCGGCGCTTCACCACCTTCGGCGCCAAGTGCGGCATCTACGCGGGCCTGGTCAGCGCGATCGGCCTGGTGCTGCTCTCGCCGATCTGCTGGGGTGGCGCGACCGGCACGGTCCCCGCCGTGAAGCTGACGGCCACTCAGGCGAAGGACTGCGGGGTGGCGGCGTCGAGCAAGCAGGTCGGCAACGCCACGGCGCTGATCTCCTGCACCACCGGCGCACCGATCCCGCTGCAGAATCCGGGCATCATCTCGATCCCGATCGGGTTCGCGGCCGCGGTCCTCGGTTCCCTGGTCGGCAGCCGCCGCCGTCGCGACGAGGGGTCGGACCGGCGCGACTTCGAGAAGTTCGAGGTCCGCGCGCTCACCGGGGTGGGGCAGTAG
- a CDS encoding DUF485 domain-containing protein, with protein MIDPAVSSRRDTPWIGDDPRFTELRAAYRRFVFPVTAAFLLWFLAYVLCSAYARGFMATKVVGNVNVALVFGLLQFVSTFGIALAYSRFAARRLDPLAQALRSVLVSQPIAPAPAGRGGDQELTENQA; from the coding sequence ATGATCGACCCGGCCGTGTCGTCGCGCCGTGACACACCCTGGATCGGCGACGATCCGCGATTCACCGAGTTGCGCGCCGCCTACCGCAGGTTCGTATTCCCGGTGACGGCGGCGTTCCTGCTCTGGTTCCTGGCATACGTACTCTGCTCGGCCTATGCCCGCGGCTTCATGGCGACCAAGGTCGTCGGGAACGTCAACGTCGCCCTGGTCTTCGGACTGTTGCAGTTCGTGTCGACCTTCGGCATCGCCCTTGCCTACAGCCGGTTCGCCGCTCGGCGGCTGGACCCGCTGGCGCAGGCCCTGCGGAGCGTGTTGGTGTCCCAACCGATCGCCCCGGCCCCGGCCGGCCGCGGCGGCGACCAGGAACTGACGGAGAACCAGGCATGA
- a CDS encoding RiPP maturation radical SAM C-methyltransferase — MNQSLAEPPTSPAGHEPAGVRTAAAHDSWPDPPTPADRFLKEIEKMRIALVSMPWHLLATPSLPLGILQVQTEKCRSRHDVRSHFLNLRWAEHLYEVSDGAITPDDYDYVANIGVWHGMGDWVFTSALYGTPHWRRDRFRAYLAEHGVNPGKSEAMAGHAADFVTALARELVAEEPDVIGFSSTFQQNVPSLAMAKAIKEIAPHIPILLGGGNCDAPMGPALQRNFPFVDYVISGEAEQSYVEFIDHLDGELPAQEVHGLSWTSKDGATVTNPPGPLLAMRDVPCPDFGDYFSELEKSPVRSFIKPTLLYEAARGCWWGEKHTCTFCGLNGLTMKFRSRPPEQARRHLQDLVERHRILDIVAVDNILDMAYLRTLLPELAAADLDLNFYYEVKSNLGEEDVAGLRAAGLVHIQPGIENLSSDVLKIMDKGVHATQNIRLLRSCEEHDVTVDWNYLYGFPGEREGDYAAVLDQLPALSHLQPPVGRVRILLERYSPYFERPELGFPNRRPAALYGHVYDLPEAELQDIVYQFDSPAVGVQESTAVRLRAAIMTWRQNYPASSLLASCDEQGTLLVEDRRVGWPQRLIRLESAEAAAYQVLRTPRNATALRRQLADQGHDADASQVESWLGSWKKQGLVFESDGRFVALATNRASIKRGALPAAQPAAPVAGEVRTVSFVPDRARETLEFIGTLRDHTSRAQVLPWRTDLSGLPDPRLLYHLSPPGQADQPAELDSWRQAHRYGLLHYRRGPGFVVVHDSRPGARRAEIILDTPESGDLLDHYATPRPLPTADHPTFPAVQDLLRDDLLLALGGLAVALPYRLHRLPLPIEVLGHG, encoded by the coding sequence ATGAACCAAAGTCTGGCGGAGCCGCCCACGAGCCCGGCGGGTCACGAACCTGCCGGGGTCCGCACTGCGGCAGCGCATGATAGCTGGCCAGATCCACCGACACCCGCCGATCGTTTCTTAAAAGAAATCGAGAAAATGCGGATTGCGCTCGTCTCCATGCCGTGGCACCTTCTGGCGACACCTTCCCTGCCGCTTGGCATCCTCCAGGTCCAGACGGAGAAGTGCCGCAGTCGGCACGACGTACGCTCGCACTTCTTGAACCTGCGCTGGGCCGAACACCTCTATGAGGTCAGCGATGGCGCCATCACGCCGGACGACTACGACTACGTCGCGAACATAGGCGTCTGGCACGGCATGGGCGACTGGGTGTTCACCTCCGCGCTGTACGGGACCCCGCACTGGCGGCGGGATCGTTTTCGCGCCTATCTGGCGGAGCACGGCGTGAATCCGGGAAAGTCCGAGGCGATGGCCGGGCACGCCGCAGATTTCGTCACCGCACTGGCGCGGGAGCTCGTCGCCGAGGAGCCGGACGTCATCGGGTTCAGCAGCACCTTCCAGCAGAACGTGCCTTCGCTCGCCATGGCCAAGGCCATCAAGGAAATTGCCCCGCACATCCCGATCCTGCTCGGCGGCGGGAACTGCGATGCACCGATGGGGCCGGCGCTGCAGCGGAACTTCCCTTTCGTGGATTACGTCATCAGCGGTGAGGCCGAGCAGTCCTACGTGGAGTTCATCGACCATCTCGACGGCGAACTCCCGGCACAGGAGGTCCACGGCCTGTCCTGGACCTCGAAGGACGGGGCCACGGTGACGAACCCGCCCGGTCCGCTGCTCGCGATGCGCGACGTGCCCTGTCCTGATTTCGGTGACTACTTCAGCGAACTGGAGAAGAGCCCGGTCAGATCGTTCATCAAGCCGACCCTGCTGTACGAGGCGGCGCGGGGCTGCTGGTGGGGAGAGAAGCACACCTGCACCTTCTGCGGGCTCAACGGACTGACCATGAAATTCCGCTCCCGCCCACCGGAGCAGGCTCGCCGCCATCTGCAGGATCTCGTGGAACGCCATCGCATCCTCGACATCGTGGCGGTCGACAACATTCTCGACATGGCGTACCTGCGCACGCTCCTGCCCGAACTTGCCGCAGCAGACCTCGACTTGAACTTCTACTACGAAGTCAAGTCGAACCTCGGGGAAGAGGATGTCGCGGGGCTCCGCGCCGCGGGCCTGGTCCACATCCAGCCGGGCATCGAGAACCTCAGCTCGGACGTGCTGAAGATCATGGACAAGGGGGTGCACGCCACCCAGAACATCCGACTCCTGCGCAGCTGCGAGGAGCACGACGTGACCGTCGACTGGAACTACCTGTACGGCTTCCCCGGCGAGCGGGAGGGTGACTACGCGGCGGTCCTCGACCAGTTACCCGCCCTGTCGCACCTCCAGCCGCCGGTGGGCCGCGTCCGCATCCTGCTGGAGCGCTACAGCCCCTACTTCGAGCGCCCGGAACTCGGCTTCCCCAACCGCCGCCCGGCCGCCCTGTACGGCCATGTGTACGACCTGCCCGAGGCCGAACTCCAGGACATCGTCTACCAGTTCGACTCGCCCGCCGTGGGCGTCCAGGAGTCGACGGCCGTCCGCCTGCGCGCGGCGATCATGACGTGGCGTCAGAACTACCCTGCCAGCAGCCTGCTGGCGAGCTGCGACGAACAGGGCACCCTGCTCGTCGAGGACCGTCGGGTGGGCTGGCCGCAGCGTCTGATCAGGCTGGAGTCCGCCGAGGCCGCCGCGTACCAGGTACTCCGTACGCCCCGGAACGCAACTGCGCTCCGGAGGCAGCTGGCCGACCAGGGACATGATGCGGACGCGTCGCAAGTCGAGTCCTGGCTGGGCTCCTGGAAGAAGCAGGGGCTGGTCTTCGAGTCCGACGGACGCTTCGTCGCCCTGGCCACGAACAGGGCGAGCATCAAACGCGGTGCACTCCCCGCCGCACAGCCGGCCGCGCCCGTTGCAGGCGAGGTCCGCACCGTGTCCTTCGTCCCGGACAGGGCACGGGAGACGCTGGAGTTCATCGGCACGCTGCGGGACCACACCTCCCGGGCACAGGTGCTTCCCTGGCGGACCGACCTCTCCGGCCTCCCTGACCCCCGCCTGCTCTACCACCTGAGCCCTCCGGGCCAGGCGGACCAGCCGGCCGAGTTGGACAGTTGGCGGCAAGCCCACCGCTACGGCCTCCTGCACTACCGCCGGGGACCCGGGTTCGTCGTCGTACACGACTCCCGTCCGGGCGCCCGCCGTGCCGAGATCATCCTGGACACACCCGAATCCGGTGACCTCCTCGACCACTACGCCACACCGCGGCCGCTGCCGACCGCGGACCACCCCACCTTCCCGGCGGTCCAGGACCTGCTCCGCGACGACCTGCTGCTCGCCCTGGGAGGGCTCGCGGTCGCGCTGCCCTACCGCCTGCACCGGCTCCCGCTCCCCATCGAGGTGCTGGGGCACGGATGA
- a CDS encoding cytochrome P450, whose amino-acid sequence MAAQAQAQALRDPIYNPLAPEVIADPYPFYRRLREHNRVYWHAVLNSWVLTGYEECRQVLGDTAAFGSDFRRVGAQIPEAQLNVQSLDPPEHGAIRHLLVTALHEQSPAAMADRVTEIATAHVSALRGQGRPVDLVQQFARPVALRTMSEFLGVASPDGPQFEELSNAIVRSMDAGLDPSRAEPGTQARGELSRLVGEWLRDTDGAGFIGAARRAALASPQVPPSLLANSLRAVLHAGYESVSRLLGNALARLVANPALLAGAGDPVRLDGLIEELIRLDGPVQADARVATQDRVVGAEKIRRGEVVVLFLAAANRDPGVFAHPDDVDPGRRRGVHVAFGRGAHACLGASLATAQLRAVLTALSGSGLSLTAAAAPVFDLTATLRGPHSLPVFVH is encoded by the coding sequence ATGGCCGCGCAGGCGCAGGCGCAGGCACTGCGGGATCCGATCTACAACCCGCTGGCGCCGGAAGTCATCGCCGACCCCTACCCCTTCTACCGGCGGCTCCGTGAACACAACCGGGTCTACTGGCACGCGGTGCTGAACTCCTGGGTGCTCACCGGATACGAGGAATGCCGGCAGGTCCTGGGTGACACGGCAGCCTTCGGCTCGGACTTCCGCAGGGTCGGTGCCCAGATCCCCGAAGCCCAGCTGAACGTGCAGTCCCTGGACCCGCCCGAACACGGCGCGATCCGGCACCTGCTCGTCACCGCGCTCCACGAACAGTCGCCCGCGGCGATGGCCGACCGGGTGACCGAGATCGCCACGGCACACGTCTCGGCGCTGCGTGGGCAAGGCCGCCCGGTCGACCTGGTCCAGCAGTTCGCGCGGCCCGTCGCACTGCGCACCATGAGCGAGTTCCTCGGGGTCGCATCGCCCGACGGCCCACAGTTCGAAGAACTGTCGAACGCCATCGTGCGCAGCATGGACGCCGGCCTCGATCCGAGCCGCGCGGAACCGGGGACCCAGGCCCGGGGCGAACTCAGCCGGCTCGTCGGTGAGTGGCTGCGTGACACCGACGGTGCCGGTTTCATCGGGGCGGCACGACGGGCGGCTCTTGCCTCGCCGCAGGTGCCGCCGTCGCTGCTGGCGAACTCGCTGCGCGCGGTTCTCCACGCCGGGTACGAGTCGGTGAGCCGTCTGCTGGGCAATGCGCTGGCACGGCTGGTCGCGAACCCCGCGCTGCTCGCGGGAGCCGGCGACCCGGTGCGACTCGACGGGCTGATCGAGGAACTGATCCGGCTGGACGGACCGGTGCAAGCCGATGCGCGCGTTGCCACCCAGGACCGCGTCGTGGGCGCAGAGAAGATCCGCCGGGGCGAGGTCGTCGTCCTGTTCCTCGCGGCGGCCAACCGTGACCCCGGCGTCTTCGCCCACCCCGATGACGTCGATCCAGGGCGACGCAGGGGCGTTCACGTGGCGTTCGGCCGAGGCGCTCACGCGTGTCTGGGTGCGAGCCTGGCCACTGCGCAGCTGCGAGCCGTTCTCACGGCGCTGTCCGGCTCAGGTCTCAGCCTCACCGCGGCCGCGGCGCCGGTGTTCGACCTGACCGCGACCCTGCGTGGACCGCACTCCCTGCCCGTGTTCGTCCACTGA
- a CDS encoding methyltransferase produces the protein MEPERSPAGHLVALLDSHIITQLIASAVRFKIPDQLAGRTLTDEQLSAATGIGVPVLRRYLRALQGLGLVEEVGAAQYRGTALADLLRSDSGSLHGHSLMAGDDYYGAWAELDHALRSGESAFEHRYRGSLWDRLNEQSQVAESFTRTMQWNSERALDEVLGLYDFSAAGTIADLGAGHGTLTAGLLDRHPQLRAIVLEQPAVIEHARRALTEAGLSDRCDFVAGDLLHEIPRGADLYLLKSVIHNWNDESALRILRNCRAAIGTTGRLLVIERVTDTTDLLNAAIRDLSMLVLFGSQERSQEEYASLLADAGFVLTRAVTGPTGICVLEAVPAP, from the coding sequence GTGGAACCCGAGCGCAGCCCAGCCGGACACCTCGTCGCCCTCCTGGACAGCCATATCATCACCCAACTCATCGCATCCGCAGTCCGGTTCAAGATCCCGGACCAGCTGGCCGGCCGGACGCTGACGGACGAGCAGCTCAGCGCAGCCACCGGTATCGGCGTCCCCGTGCTGCGCCGCTACCTGCGCGCACTGCAAGGGCTCGGACTGGTCGAGGAGGTCGGCGCAGCCCAGTACCGGGGCACCGCACTCGCGGACCTGCTCCGCAGCGACTCCGGTTCCCTCCACGGACATTCACTGATGGCGGGGGACGACTACTACGGCGCCTGGGCCGAGTTGGACCACGCCCTGCGATCCGGTGAGTCGGCGTTCGAGCACCGCTACCGGGGCTCGCTGTGGGACCGGCTGAACGAGCAGAGCCAGGTCGCAGAGTCCTTCACCCGCACCATGCAGTGGAACAGCGAACGCGCCCTCGACGAGGTCCTCGGCCTGTACGACTTCTCGGCGGCCGGGACCATCGCCGATCTCGGCGCAGGACACGGCACGCTGACGGCCGGACTGCTCGACCGCCATCCGCAGTTGCGCGCCATCGTGCTGGAACAACCCGCCGTCATCGAGCACGCCCGCCGAGCGCTCACGGAGGCGGGCCTGTCCGACCGCTGCGACTTCGTCGCAGGGGACCTGCTGCACGAGATTCCGCGCGGCGCCGACCTCTACCTGCTCAAGTCGGTGATCCACAACTGGAACGACGAGAGCGCGCTGCGGATCCTGCGCAACTGCCGGGCCGCGATCGGCACGACGGGCCGGCTGCTCGTCATCGAACGCGTCACGGACACCACCGACCTGCTCAACGCCGCGATCCGGGACCTGAGCATGCTGGTGCTGTTCGGCAGCCAGGAGCGCAGCCAGGAGGAGTACGCATCCCTGCTGGCGGACGCCGGGTTCGTGCTGACCCGGGCGGTCACCGGCCCCACCGGCATCTGCGTCCTGGAAGCCGTTCCCGCACCATGA
- a CDS encoding WXG100 family type VII secretion target translates to MAIELPDEVVSMLQFIGVNWPQVNEDKVREFATHVRTFANNVHDTHQDSTATVKQLSEVYQGASYDALIKRWAELSNSHMNDLVTACHTVADALDVAAGVIVGMKLQAIEELTVMAITFVADQAAAVATFGLAEAGLVLLEEAVTGVVNYLEQQLEQYIIGQVIEAAITPLAEVVGKAVSGLVYKGAEAAMGLPGDGGSGTPTSFSIHPQAMLVHAETMHGHAETVAAHAEDLRGKLAQVDFS, encoded by the coding sequence ATGGCGATCGAGTTGCCGGACGAAGTCGTGTCCATGCTGCAGTTCATCGGGGTGAACTGGCCCCAGGTGAACGAGGACAAGGTGCGCGAGTTCGCCACGCACGTGCGGACGTTCGCGAACAACGTGCACGACACACACCAGGATTCGACGGCGACGGTCAAGCAGCTCAGCGAGGTCTACCAGGGCGCGTCGTACGACGCGCTCATCAAGCGGTGGGCCGAGCTGTCGAACAGTCACATGAACGACCTGGTGACCGCCTGCCACACGGTGGCGGACGCACTGGACGTGGCGGCCGGCGTCATCGTGGGGATGAAGCTCCAGGCGATCGAGGAACTGACCGTCATGGCGATCACCTTCGTCGCCGACCAAGCGGCCGCGGTGGCCACCTTCGGTCTCGCCGAGGCCGGCCTGGTCCTGCTCGAGGAGGCTGTGACGGGCGTGGTCAACTACCTGGAGCAGCAGCTCGAGCAGTACATCATCGGCCAGGTGATCGAGGCCGCGATCACTCCGCTGGCGGAGGTCGTCGGCAAGGCGGTGAGCGGTCTCGTGTACAAGGGCGCGGAGGCCGCGATGGGCCTGCCCGGCGACGGCGGCAGCGGAACGCCGACGAGCTTCAGCATCCACCCGCAGGCCATGCTGGTCCACGCGGAGACCATGCACGGGCACGCCGAGACGGTGGCCGCCCACGCCGAGGACCTCCGCGGCAAGCTCGCGCAGGTGGACTTCTCATGA